A window of the Cannabis sativa cultivar Pink pepper isolate KNU-18-1 chromosome X, ASM2916894v1, whole genome shotgun sequence genome harbors these coding sequences:
- the LOC115702635 gene encoding GDSL esterase/lipase At4g16230-like gives MGRWRWKYITLLLLVSSSVWMNMVGKLSGVTITGPSGPAVGAAAPAVPAIYVFGDSTADVGTNNYVRRCGAKANFPHFGIDYPGSKPTGRFSNGYNSVDFLAQYLGFKESPPPYMYFVTYDKRNFARNVLNGTNFASGGSGLLDITGKGPYKKVVPFSEQVRQFGTIRKAYKKILGGVAAQKRLSYSLFLISVGSNDLFEHFILNFTRQSDPKLQQAFINSLLTSYENHLRTLLKLGAKRLGVVSLGPIGCCPILRAKNKIGNGQCFEAVNQYARAFNLGIEALLHKLSSDKSLHMKYTITKSFDMTLSLINNPISSSSGFKNTKSACCGGGGDLNAENACSPKSVVCEDRNSFLFWDQFHPTEAAYKLAAMALYGGGKQHVHPINIGQLAALKF, from the exons atgggGAGATGGAGATGGAAATatataacattattattattagtatcaAGTAGTGTTTGGATGAACATGGTTGGAAAATTGAGTGGTGTAACAATAACAGGGCCGTCGGGGCCAGCAGTAGGGGCGGCCGCGCCCGCAGTGCCAGCCATATACGTGTTCGGTGACTCGACAGCAGATGTCGGCACAAACAACTACGTCCGCAGGTGTGGAGCCAAAGCTAACTTTCCCCATTTCGGGATTGATTATCCTGGCTCCAAACCGACGGGTAGATTTAGCAACGGTTACAACTCTGTAGATTTTCTTG CCCAGTACCTTGGTTTCAAAGAAAGCCCACCtccatatatgtattttgtaacaTATGATAAGAGAAACTTTGCAAGAAATGTCCTTAATGGCACCAACTTTGCCTCTGGAGGGTCTGGCCTTCTTGATATTACTGGGAAAGGCCCATAT AAAAAGGTAGTACCATTTTCGGAACAAGTACGACAATTCGGAACGATTCGTAAAGCTTACAAGAAAATACTAGGTGGTGTGGCAGCGCAGAAGAGACTCTCCTACTCCCTCTTTCTCATCAGTGTTGGAAGCAACGATCTTTTCGAGCATTTCATCTTAAACTTCACTCGACAATCTGACCCAAAACTACAACAAGCCTTTATCAACAGTCTTCTCACTTCTTATGAAAATCATCTGAGAACATTGTTGAAGCTTGGAGCAAAAAGATTGGGTGTGGTTAGTCTAGGCCCAATAGGGTGTTGCCCTATTCTTCGTGCTAAGAATAAGATTGGAAATGGTCAATGTTTTGAAGCTGTCAATCAATATGCTCGTGCATTTAATCTTGGAATTGAAGCTCTCTTACATAAACTTAGTTCTGACAAATCTCTACACATGAAATATACTATTACTAAATCCTTTGACATGACTTTGAGTCTCATCAACAATCCTAtttcatcttcatcaggtttcaaaaatacaaaaagtgCTTGTTGTGGTGGTGGAGGAGATCTTAATGCAGAAAATGCATGTAGCCCAAAATCTGTAGTGTGTGAAGATCGAAATAGCTTTCTTTTTTGGGACCAATTTCATCCCACTGAGGCAGCTTATAAGCTTGCTGCTATGGCTCTCTATGGTGGTGGTAAACAACATGTTCACCCCATCAATATTGGTCAATTAGCTGCTCTTAAGTTCTAA
- the LOC133032097 gene encoding uncharacterized protein LOC133032097 — MTRLARCVERSRSQLTTFFSIAILPTTSGDYASYLFPLVLLVATPIWTPPPEDWIKINCDVKVGGDSMCIVALARDLSGAVVWAATSFLNFSDPLIGEAAACHLALDTTRLRNHDYVLVESDSDVVIKALKGLHYIWNIDNYVSLCNQLSNYFLSCNFSFISRVCNFAAHNVARWAFAQNFTDVMESSCIPVSILCNDRDV, encoded by the exons ATGACGAGACTTGCCCGTTGTGTGGAGAGGAGTCGGAGTCAATTGACCACCTTTTTCTCTATTGCAATTTTGCCTACCACATCTGGAG ATTATGCCTCCTACCTGTTCCCCCTAGTTCTTCTTGTGGCTACGCCTATTTGGACGCCTCCGCCGGAGGATTGGATCAAAATCAATTGTGATGTTAAAGTTGGTGGAGACTCCATGTGCATTGTGGCCCTGGCCAGGGATCTCTCAGGAGCGGTTGTGTGGGCTGCTACGTCCTTTCTTAACTTCAGTGACCCTTTGATTGGTGAGGCGGCGGCGTGTCATCTTGCTTTGGACACGACGAGACTCAGGAATCATGACTATGTCTTAGTAGAGAGTGATTCAGATGTGGTTATCAAAGCGCTGAAGGGATTGCACTATATTTGGAATATTGATAATTATGTATCTTTATGTAATCAACTCTcgaattattttctttcttgcAACTTTTCTTTTATATCCCGTGTTTGTAATTTTGctgcccataatgtggctagaTGGGCCTTCGCCCAAAACTTTACAGATGTTATGGAGTCATCTTGCATACCTGTTTCTATCCTTTGTAATGACCGCGATGTCTAA
- the LOC115702642 gene encoding protein S-acyltransferase 10, protein MTILNLCRPSRDVYDLSMDRCSRFLPCLSDPVRRSALGLKVSLVVLHLVYAVILFLIDRDFIQKTKSEPWYSFAYLVLFVATLAQYFITSSSSPGYVIDAIRTLNESNAVYNRAAVSSRQPASSKHGSVAVSVDLNAAAGNNNSTSWSKLVMGMYPPGTTIRTLTCSYCNIEQPPRAKHCHDCDKCVLQFDHHCVWLGTCIGQGNHCRFWWYILEETVLCLWTGFLYITFLKADIARAWWKVGLVILLLIILSISLIFLFLLLVFHSYLIMTNQTTFELVRRRRIPYLRGVAGRVHPFSDGVCRNIFRFCCERSGMYRLEPLPTAQELEEKSRPYTCSDCVTCRCC, encoded by the exons ATGACGATCCTAAACCTATGCCGACCTTCTCGAGACGTGTATGATCTTTCAATGGACCGCTGCTCAAGATTTCTCCCCTGTCTTTCCGATCCCG TTCGAAGATCTGCTTTGGGTTTAAAAGTTTCATTGGTGGTGCTTCATTTGGTATATGCTGTTATTCTTTTTCTTATTGATCGAGATTTCATACAAAAGACTAAAAGTGAACCCTG GTACTCTTTTGCATACTTGGTGCTCTTTGTTGCCACATTGGCTCAATACTTTATTACTTCCAGCTCTTCACCTGG ATATGTTATTGATGCGATAAGGACTTTAAATGAGTCGAATGCGGTTTATAATAGAGCAGCAGTTTCTTCAAG ACAGCCTGCTTCAAGCAAACATGGAAGTGTGGCTGTGTCGGTAGACTTGAATGCTGCGGCTGGAAATAATAATTCAACGTCTTGGTCTAAGCTAGTGATGGGCATGTATCCACCTGGAACCACCATTAG AACATTAACTTGCTCCTACTGCAATATTGAACAG CCTCCACGAGCAAAACACTGTCACGATTGTGATAAATGCGTCCTCCAGTTCGATCACCATTGTGTTTGGCTTGGAACATGCATAGGTCAGGGTAATCATTGTCGATTTTG GTGGTACATTCTTGAAGAAACAGTTTTGTGCCTTTGGACTGGATTTCTTTACATCACTTTCTTGAAGGCTGATATAGCAAGGGCTTG GTGGAAGGTCGGACTCGTGATATTGCTGTTGATTATCTTATCAATTTCCTTGATCTTTTTGTTCCTCCTTTTAGTTTTCCATAG CTATCTTATCATGACAAATCAGACTACATTTGAGCTTGTAAGACGTAGACGCATCCCCTATCTAAG GGGAGTTGCTGGAAGAGTACATCCTTTCAGTGACGGGGTATGCAGAAATATCTTTCGTTTCTGCTGTGAACGATCGGGTATGTACAGGTTAGAACCGTTGCCCACAGCTCAGGAACTCGAGGAAAAATCAAGACCTTACACATGTTCGGATTGTGTAACTTGTCGTTGTTGCTAA